One part of the Chryseobacterium mulctrae genome encodes these proteins:
- a CDS encoding polysaccharide deacetylase family protein, producing MKKTFAEKSMNKTFLRMFTVMTVTSTLFTGCNQKTEVKETEKILTKLSPVAKVAQIDDENVPTDKRVIYLTFDDGPNRGTENLLKILHKRNVCATAFVVGKHASDSKRQKEDFEKMRRDHLIELANHSHTHAHNKYSDFYKNPEAVVNDFNIAKDSLKLPGKIARTPGRNIWRLNNINVTDIKSSSEAANRLKNAGYKVIGWDLEWKPTNKMTLKGNHEAMLKKVDSIFFNDLEKTSRHLVLLTHDQYLNDSDSINELDLFIEKLQKSNRFVFRKVSAYPKINEILN from the coding sequence ATGAAAAAAACTTTTGCGGAAAAGTCTATGAATAAGACTTTTCTAAGGATGTTTACAGTAATGACTGTAACATCAACACTATTTACAGGATGCAATCAGAAAACTGAAGTAAAAGAAACCGAAAAAATTCTTACCAAATTGTCTCCCGTCGCAAAAGTCGCTCAAATAGATGATGAGAATGTACCCACCGATAAAAGAGTAATCTATCTTACCTTCGACGATGGACCGAATCGCGGCACTGAAAATCTTTTAAAAATATTACACAAAAGAAATGTTTGTGCGACAGCTTTTGTCGTAGGAAAACATGCATCAGACAGTAAAAGACAGAAAGAAGATTTCGAAAAAATGAGAAGAGATCATTTAATTGAGCTTGCTAATCACAGTCATACTCATGCTCACAATAAATATTCAGATTTTTACAAAAATCCTGAAGCGGTAGTTAATGATTTTAATATTGCCAAAGACAGCTTAAAACTTCCCGGGAAAATTGCAAGAACACCAGGAAGAAATATCTGGAGACTCAATAATATTAATGTTACCGATATTAAAAGTTCTTCTGAAGCAGCAAATAGATTAAAAAACGCAGGCTACAAAGTGATAGGTTGGGATCTGGAATGGAAACCTACCAATAAAATGACTTTAAAGGGAAATCACGAAGCGATGCTTAAAAAAGTAGATAGCATCTTCTTTAACGATCTTGAAAAAACGTCAAGACATTTGGTTCTTCTTACCCACGATCAATATCTTAACGATTCAGATTCCATTAACGAACTTGATTTATTTATTGAAAAATTACAGAAATCAAACCGGTTTGTTTTCAGAAAAGTTTCGGCTTATCCGAAGATCAATGAGATTTTGAATTAA
- a CDS encoding DUF72 domain-containing protein produces MKKESFHIGCSGFYNNDWKGSLYPEDAKSKDFLILYSKEFNAVEINSTFYRKPTAKTLQKWFDETPDDFRFFIKIPKVISHEKRLKDCKEEIAEFCSHIQKHLGEKLSGFLYQFPPSFKNTQENLDLILNNVDFNYLNVIEFRHETWWRDDIYKILSSKNIIFSGVSFPGNLPDDFIINHSELFYYRLHGKPILYKSEYSEDEIKSLSENILKSGKKGFVFFNNTWGNAAVKNAIQLKNYLAK; encoded by the coding sequence ATGAAAAAAGAAAGTTTTCACATTGGTTGTTCAGGTTTCTACAATAACGATTGGAAAGGTTCACTGTATCCGGAAGATGCTAAAAGTAAAGACTTTTTGATTTTATATTCAAAAGAGTTTAATGCTGTAGAAATTAATTCTACATTTTACAGAAAGCCAACTGCAAAAACACTTCAAAAATGGTTTGACGAAACGCCTGATGATTTTAGATTTTTCATTAAAATTCCTAAAGTAATCTCTCACGAAAAACGCTTAAAAGATTGTAAAGAGGAAATTGCAGAATTCTGTTCGCATATTCAAAAACATTTGGGTGAAAAGCTTTCAGGCTTTCTGTATCAGTTTCCACCATCGTTTAAAAATACACAAGAGAATCTGGATTTAATTTTAAATAATGTAGATTTTAATTATTTAAATGTTATTGAATTTCGTCATGAAACGTGGTGGCGTGATGATATTTACAAAATCTTAAGTTCAAAAAATATAATCTTTTCTGGAGTAAGTTTTCCAGGAAATCTTCCTGATGATTTCATTATCAATCATTCTGAACTATTCTATTACCGACTTCACGGAAAACCCATACTCTATAAATCTGAATATTCGGAAGATGAAATAAAATCTCTAAGTGAAAACATCCTAAAATCAGGAAAAAAAGGTTTTGTATTTTTTAATAATACCTGGGGAAATGCAGCGGTTAAAAATGCTATTCAACTTAAAAATTATTTAGCTAAATAA
- a CDS encoding heavy metal translocating P-type ATPase, protein MLQKYNILGMTCSGCQKKISEKLNSVNGISADVNLETSSVEITSDAEINLNELNKALSEIGNYKLEDPNKPENTFVKPQDWVSPSSVYYCPMECEGDKVYFQQGKRCPDCNMYLVPIEEKLAKDPNHKPTYSSTNLPENFKDHIGSFYCPMFCEGDKVYEEKTDCPVCQMHLEEITEDLVKNSASHSHHHHHNHQQHETPKVTDDMAGRYYCPMFCEGDKTYDSNVGCPVCGMDLVKYPEKGEEETDDTYLILKRKFIISLIFTIPVFILSMGGMLIDFPFSHNLQGIFELILTIPVLFYSGWFIMKRGWVSFKTWNLNMFSLIALGVAAAFIFSIVALVFPDLLPHEIQGHNQKAPLYFEAVSVILTLVILGQLMEALAHKKTGNAIKELMNLSPDEANLMVNNEEKRVPLSEVKIGDLLKVKPGEKIPVDGKIIEGNSVVDESMITGEPIPVEKNIDDQVTSGTINGNQVFLMKAEKVGDETLLSKIIKMVNDASRSRAPIQKLTDKVAKVFVPTVIVVAIITFILWQIFGPEGQKTLFAFINAVAILIVACPCALGLATPMSLMVGIGKGAKNGILIKNAEALELMHKVNILITDKTGTLTEGKPSLEHIEIINNSSENLILKLAYSLNQNSEHPLSSAVIKKAKAENISAEKVEKFENISGQGVKGIINGKTVYLGNENLLVSNGIQIPENLKLKAKEVQSKAHTLSYIAQENETLGFVSFSDKIKESSRKAVQHLMNEGIEVIMMTGDNENTAKAVADELGIKNYKASCLPEDKLNEVKKLQEQGKIVAMTGDGINDSPALAQSNVGIAMGTGTDVAIETAEITLLKGDILGIAKAKILSEKLLRNIKENLFFAFIYNVLGIPVAAGLLYPFFGILLSPMIAAAAMSLSSLSVILNSLRLNSVDLEIK, encoded by the coding sequence ATGCTACAAAAATATAATATCCTCGGAATGACCTGTTCTGGTTGTCAGAAAAAGATTTCAGAAAAACTAAACAGTGTAAACGGAATTTCGGCTGATGTCAATCTTGAAACCAGCTCTGTAGAAATCACTTCTGATGCAGAAATCAATCTTAATGAATTGAATAAAGCACTTTCAGAAATTGGAAATTATAAATTAGAAGATCCTAATAAACCTGAAAACACATTTGTAAAACCTCAAGACTGGGTTTCGCCTTCTTCCGTCTATTATTGTCCAATGGAATGTGAGGGAGACAAAGTATATTTTCAACAGGGAAAAAGATGTCCAGATTGCAATATGTACCTAGTTCCGATTGAGGAAAAATTAGCAAAAGATCCTAATCATAAACCAACGTACTCTTCGACCAACTTGCCTGAAAATTTCAAAGACCATATCGGAAGCTTTTATTGTCCGATGTTCTGTGAAGGCGATAAAGTGTACGAAGAAAAAACAGATTGCCCGGTTTGCCAAATGCATCTGGAAGAAATTACCGAAGATTTGGTTAAAAATTCAGCTTCCCATTCACATCACCATCATCATAATCATCAACAACACGAAACCCCAAAAGTTACGGATGATATGGCAGGAAGATATTACTGTCCGATGTTTTGTGAAGGTGATAAAACTTACGACAGCAATGTTGGTTGCCCGGTTTGCGGAATGGATTTGGTAAAATATCCTGAAAAAGGCGAAGAAGAAACCGATGATACTTATCTTATTTTAAAAAGAAAATTTATTATTTCTTTGATTTTCACTATTCCCGTTTTTATTCTTTCAATGGGTGGAATGTTGATCGATTTTCCTTTTTCACACAATCTTCAGGGAATTTTTGAATTGATTTTAACCATTCCTGTTTTATTTTATTCCGGGTGGTTTATTATGAAAAGAGGTTGGGTTTCATTTAAAACATGGAATCTGAATATGTTCAGCTTAATTGCTTTAGGTGTCGCTGCAGCTTTTATTTTCAGCATTGTTGCTTTAGTTTTTCCAGATTTGCTTCCTCATGAGATACAAGGTCACAATCAAAAAGCACCATTATATTTTGAAGCCGTTTCCGTTATTCTGACTTTGGTTATTTTAGGCCAATTAATGGAAGCTTTAGCGCACAAAAAAACAGGAAATGCCATCAAAGAATTGATGAATCTTTCTCCTGATGAAGCCAATTTAATGGTAAATAATGAAGAAAAAAGAGTTCCGCTTTCTGAGGTGAAAATTGGAGATCTATTGAAAGTAAAACCAGGCGAAAAAATTCCTGTTGACGGAAAAATAATCGAAGGAAATTCTGTAGTTGACGAAAGTATGATTACCGGAGAGCCTATTCCTGTTGAGAAAAATATTGATGACCAGGTAACTTCAGGAACAATTAACGGAAATCAGGTTTTCCTGATGAAAGCAGAAAAAGTAGGCGACGAAACCTTGCTTTCGAAGATTATAAAAATGGTGAATGACGCAAGCAGAAGCCGTGCTCCGATCCAAAAACTGACTGATAAAGTGGCTAAAGTTTTTGTTCCGACTGTTATTGTTGTTGCTATTATTACTTTTATTTTATGGCAGATCTTTGGTCCGGAAGGTCAGAAAACTCTATTTGCTTTTATCAATGCAGTTGCGATTCTTATTGTCGCTTGTCCATGTGCTTTAGGATTGGCAACTCCAATGTCTTTGATGGTAGGAATTGGTAAGGGTGCTAAAAACGGAATTCTTATAAAAAATGCAGAAGCTCTTGAATTAATGCACAAAGTAAACATCTTAATTACAGATAAAACAGGAACTTTAACTGAAGGAAAACCATCTTTAGAACACATCGAAATTATTAATAATTCTTCTGAAAATTTAATTTTAAAACTAGCTTATTCTTTAAATCAAAATTCAGAACACCCTTTATCAAGTGCTGTCATCAAGAAAGCAAAAGCCGAAAATATTTCAGCCGAAAAAGTTGAAAAATTCGAAAATATTTCTGGTCAAGGCGTGAAAGGAATCATTAATGGTAAAACGGTTTATTTAGGAAACGAAAACCTTTTAGTTTCTAATGGAATTCAAATTCCGGAAAATTTAAAATTAAAAGCGAAAGAAGTTCAGTCAAAAGCACATACACTTTCTTATATTGCTCAGGAAAATGAGACTTTAGGTTTTGTAAGTTTTAGCGATAAAATTAAAGAAAGTTCCAGAAAAGCGGTTCAGCATTTAATGAATGAAGGAATTGAAGTGATTATGATGACCGGTGACAACGAAAATACTGCAAAAGCTGTTGCAGATGAATTAGGAATTAAAAATTACAAAGCAAGCTGTCTTCCGGAAGATAAATTGAATGAAGTAAAAAAACTTCAAGAGCAGGGAAAAATCGTAGCAATGACCGGAGATGGAATTAACGATTCTCCTGCTTTAGCACAATCCAACGTCGGAATTGCTATGGGAACAGGAACCGATGTAGCGATAGAAACTGCAGAAATTACCTTACTGAAAGGTGATATTTTAGGAATTGCCAAAGCAAAGATCTTAAGCGAAAAACTCTTGAGAAACATCAAAGAAAACCTGTTCTTTGCTTTTATCTACAATGTTTTAGGAATCCCGGTTGCGGCAGGATTGTTGTATCCATTTTTCGGAATTTTATTGTCTCCAATGATTGCAGCAGCAGCAATGAGCCTGAGTTCTTTATCGGTGATTTTAAATTCATTACGATTGAATTCTGTGGATTTAGAAATTAAATAA
- a CDS encoding Rossmann-fold NAD(P)-binding domain-containing protein, producing MTFNYISGKSTDSSEKGKIMWARVKGKTENALMKLNFKGQYNFRPGFMKHFKEQKNVKTIFKIFGAFYPTLFPKSSLTLQEVGRAMINISEKGYSKQILEVADIKKIAQ from the coding sequence ATGACATTCAATTATATATCCGGTAAAAGTACAGACAGCTCAGAAAAAGGCAAAATAATGTGGGCAAGAGTAAAAGGAAAAACTGAAAATGCCTTAATGAAATTGAATTTTAAAGGACAATACAATTTCCGACCAGGTTTTATGAAACATTTTAAAGAGCAGAAAAACGTAAAAACAATTTTTAAAATTTTCGGGGCATTCTACCCTACACTTTTTCCGAAAAGCTCATTAACATTACAAGAAGTCGGTAGAGCAATGATTAATATCTCAGAAAAAGGCTATTCAAAACAAATTCTGGAAGTAGCAGATATTAAAAAAATTGCTCAATAA
- a CDS encoding IS91 family transposase — MQSEVVGFEFVKSQNSSFKFNENQRLEISKIQSAQPESQPRYEVADVLNILGSKLENLGLNSWQLRTLFALKKCRTSALGGHIDACDECGNISISYNSCRNRHCPKCQGKNREKWIENRETELLPVPYFHVVFTVPEVLNKTALHAPKMLYDILFESAWETLQTFGENRGLKMGMIAILHTWGQNLSLHPHLHCIVPGGGVDENGVWKNIRSDGNFLFPVKALSKVFRAKFCEKLKVRLSLKCNKNQTENDENQFENRKNEAETYEKLRQKLWEKPWVVFAKKPFGSPKSVVEYLGRYTHKIAISNQRIRKVDAENVTLEYKDYRQKGIKKQMVLSHEEFIRRFAMHILPKRFVKIRHYGFLSSTWKRMKLKNLQQNLGIQPKGKFPPKTFQPKCSCCKVGNLVTIATFDLRGPPLWFLEMSQNFEKPKI, encoded by the coding sequence ATGCAGAGCGAAGTAGTTGGTTTTGAATTTGTTAAAAGCCAAAATTCAAGCTTTAAATTTAATGAAAATCAACGTTTAGAAATCTCAAAAATACAGTCTGCTCAACCTGAATCTCAACCTCGATACGAAGTCGCAGATGTGTTGAATATTTTAGGTTCAAAACTAGAAAATTTAGGATTAAATTCCTGGCAATTAAGAACTTTATTTGCGTTAAAAAAGTGCCGTACATCGGCTTTGGGCGGTCATATTGACGCTTGTGACGAATGCGGAAATATCAGCATCAGCTACAACTCCTGCCGAAACCGGCACTGCCCGAAATGTCAGGGCAAAAACCGCGAAAAATGGATTGAAAACCGGGAAACCGAACTGCTTCCAGTGCCTTATTTTCACGTGGTTTTTACCGTTCCGGAAGTGCTGAACAAAACCGCACTTCATGCTCCGAAAATGTTGTATGATATTTTATTTGAATCGGCTTGGGAAACGCTGCAAACCTTTGGTGAAAATCGAGGTTTAAAAATGGGAATGATCGCTATTTTGCATACTTGGGGACAGAATCTGAGTCTGCATCCGCATTTGCACTGCATCGTTCCGGGTGGCGGCGTGGATGAAAACGGAGTTTGGAAAAACATCAGAAGCGACGGTAATTTTTTGTTTCCTGTAAAGGCTTTGAGCAAAGTTTTCAGGGCTAAATTTTGTGAGAAGCTGAAGGTTCGGTTATCATTAAAATGTAATAAAAATCAGACGGAAAATGATGAAAATCAATTTGAAAACCGAAAAAATGAAGCAGAAACTTATGAAAAACTCAGACAAAAACTTTGGGAAAAACCTTGGGTAGTTTTCGCTAAAAAACCCTTTGGCAGCCCGAAATCTGTGGTGGAATATTTGGGAAGATATACGCACAAAATCGCGATCAGCAACCAGAGAATCAGGAAAGTTGATGCGGAAAATGTAACGTTGGAGTACAAAGATTACCGCCAAAAAGGCATCAAAAAGCAGATGGTTTTGAGCCATGAGGAGTTTATCCGCCGTTTTGCGATGCATATTTTGCCGAAAAGATTTGTGAAAATCCGCCATTACGGTTTTCTCAGCAGCACATGGAAACGAATGAAGCTAAAAAATCTGCAACAGAATTTAGGCATTCAGCCCAAAGGAAAATTTCCACCCAAAACTTTTCAGCCGAAATGTAGTTGCTGCAAAGTTGGGAATTTGGTAACGATTGCAACGTTCGATTTGCGCGGTCCGCCCCTTTGGTTTTTGGAGATGAGCCAAAACTTTGAAAAGCCAAAAATCTAG
- a CDS encoding tyrosine-type recombinase/integrase encodes MPGFTELLSRFERTVSVLGRSQSTFNNYSRHVAAVSLHFGKIPTELDPEQIHDYLFYLQKKSRSPSQSYFKHTVYGLRFLLKSEGLSYDYLSLPEIKKEKKLPVVLSKQEVWQMLSCCKLLKHKILIGLLYGCGLRCLEVRNLRLCDLDFYRKQLKVVQGKGKKDRYLPLSEHLIRGLKKYIEAEKPEDFLFGEPRANRAGGEFDSRYSQRGVQWAVKQASKTAKILKEVSVHTLRHSFATHLLEDGMNIVSIKNLLGHENIETTLVYLQIAQLSTQKLFSPLDTLFEECRAK; translated from the coding sequence GTGCCTGGTTTTACAGAACTTTTAAGCCGTTTTGAACGTACGGTTTCGGTGTTGGGACGCAGTCAGAGCACGTTCAATAATTACTCCAGACACGTCGCGGCGGTGTCGCTGCATTTCGGGAAAATCCCGACAGAATTGGATCCTGAGCAGATCCACGATTACCTTTTTTACCTTCAGAAAAAATCAAGATCACCCTCGCAATCGTATTTTAAACACACGGTTTACGGACTTCGGTTTCTGTTGAAATCGGAAGGTTTGAGCTACGATTATCTAAGTCTTCCGGAAATTAAAAAAGAGAAAAAACTGCCTGTTGTGCTCAGTAAACAGGAGGTTTGGCAGATGTTGTCATGCTGTAAACTTTTAAAACATAAAATCTTAATCGGGTTGCTTTACGGTTGCGGATTGCGCTGTCTGGAGGTCAGAAATCTCCGTTTATGCGATTTGGATTTTTACCGAAAACAGCTGAAAGTGGTTCAGGGAAAAGGCAAAAAAGACCGCTATTTGCCTTTGTCGGAACATTTGATTCGGGGTTTGAAAAAATATATTGAAGCGGAAAAACCGGAAGATTTTCTCTTTGGAGAACCTCGAGCAAATCGTGCAGGTGGAGAATTCGATTCAAGATATTCGCAACGTGGCGTACAATGGGCGGTGAAACAGGCTTCAAAAACGGCAAAAATATTGAAAGAAGTGAGTGTTCATACGCTTCGGCACAGTTTTGCGACGCATCTTTTGGAGGATGGGATGAACATTGTGAGCATCAAAAATCTCCTCGGCCACGAAAACATCGAAACGACCCTCGTTTACCTTCAAATCGCCCAACTTTCTACCCAAAAACTCTTCTCTCCACTGGATACTTTGTTTGAGGAATGCAGAGCGAAGTAG
- a CDS encoding NAD-dependent epimerase/dehydratase family protein, which yields MKIIITGTTGMVGEGVLIECLQNIKVSEILSVSRRSCGIKHPKLKELIISDFLQLDNFHDQLIGYDACFYCAGISSIVLDEEKYTKITFDTTLHFAKTLLN from the coding sequence GTGAAAATAATAATTACCGGAACAACAGGAATGGTGGGGGAAGGCGTTTTAATTGAATGTCTGCAAAACATTAAAGTGTCCGAAATACTAAGCGTGAGTCGTAGGTCTTGTGGTATAAAGCATCCAAAACTGAAAGAACTTATCATCAGTGATTTTTTACAGTTAGACAATTTCCATGATCAATTGATTGGCTATGATGCCTGTTTTTATTGTGCTGGAATTAGTTCGATAGTTTTAGACGAAGAGAAATACACAAAAATAACTTTTGACACTACTCTCCATTTTGCTAAAACCCTGTTGAACTAA
- a CDS encoding helix-turn-helix domain-containing protein, protein MKIFIKNMVCGRCIAAVSNIFNEHHIKITQISLGEVETEGEVSKADIQFIENRLKETGFERIKDATQQLVDKIKNLIIIKIGKLDIDENFLLSKFLSVELHKDYSSLSKAFSQNENITVEQFFILQKIEKVKELLLYNEFNLTEIAGKLGYKSVQHLSSQFRSTTGFTPTEFKKLKVHNRRSLDMVQETDTKD, encoded by the coding sequence ATGAAAATTTTCATAAAAAATATGGTCTGTGGAAGGTGCATTGCTGCAGTTTCAAATATTTTTAACGAACATCATATAAAAATTACTCAAATCAGTTTAGGTGAAGTAGAAACCGAGGGTGAAGTTTCAAAAGCAGACATTCAATTCATTGAAAATAGATTAAAGGAAACAGGTTTTGAAAGAATAAAAGATGCAACGCAACAATTAGTCGATAAAATTAAAAACTTAATCATCATTAAAATCGGAAAACTTGATATTGATGAAAACTTTTTACTGTCAAAATTTTTAAGTGTAGAACTCCATAAAGATTACAGTTCATTATCAAAAGCCTTTTCACAAAATGAAAACATTACGGTTGAGCAGTTTTTTATTCTTCAAAAAATTGAAAAAGTAAAAGAACTCCTTCTTTATAATGAATTCAATTTAACAGAAATTGCAGGAAAACTGGGCTACAAAAGTGTGCAGCATTTATCATCACAATTTAGAAGCACTACAGGATTTACACCTACGGAATTTAAAAAACTGAAAGTTCATAACAGAAGATCTTTGGATATGGTGCAAGAAACTGATACTAAAGATTAA
- a CDS encoding acyl-CoA thioesterase yields MNYHTRKWVKPEDLNPNQSLFGGKLLQWIDEEAALYAVIQLENKKVVTKFISEINFVSSAKQGDIIEIGIEVSSFGSTSLTLKCDVRNKMTHQTIITVDKIVMVNLDENGNPAAHGKTKVEFVKDRLNNSL; encoded by the coding sequence ATGAATTATCATACTCGAAAATGGGTAAAACCAGAAGACCTTAACCCAAACCAATCATTATTCGGAGGAAAACTATTACAATGGATTGATGAAGAAGCAGCCTTATACGCAGTGATTCAGTTAGAAAACAAAAAAGTAGTTACCAAGTTTATTTCTGAAATAAATTTTGTGAGCTCAGCAAAACAAGGCGATATTATCGAAATTGGAATTGAAGTTTCATCTTTTGGCTCCACTTCTCTTACACTAAAATGTGATGTAAGAAATAAAATGACCCATCAAACCATCATCACCGTTGATAAAATTGTAATGGTGAATCTTGATGAAAACGGAAATCCTGCAGCACACGGAAAAACAAAAGTAGAATTTGTGAAAGACAGACTCAATAATTCATTATGA
- a CDS encoding RNA recognition motif domain-containing protein — protein sequence MNIFVSNINYATKEYELHDLFAEFGDVSSAKIVTDRETGRSRGFGFIEMGDEEGGQAIEALNQKEFNGKILNVSEAKPREEKPRRSFDNNRSGGGSYGNNRGGGNSGGGYGNNNRGGNGGGGSRW from the coding sequence ATGAACATTTTTGTTTCAAACATCAATTACGCAACTAAAGAATATGAGTTGCACGATTTATTCGCAGAATTTGGCGATGTATCATCAGCTAAAATTGTAACAGACAGAGAGACTGGTCGTTCTAGAGGTTTCGGTTTTATCGAAATGGGTGACGAAGAAGGAGGTCAAGCTATTGAGGCTCTTAACCAGAAAGAATTTAACGGAAAAATTCTTAACGTTTCTGAGGCTAAGCCAAGAGAAGAAAAACCAAGAAGAAGTTTTGATAATAACAGAAGCGGTGGTGGAAGTTATGGTAACAACCGTGGAGGAGGTAACTCTGGAGGTGGTTACGGAAACAACAACCGTGGAGGTAACGGAGGCGGCGGAAGTCGTTGGTAA
- a CDS encoding BlaI/MecI/CopY family transcriptional regulator, producing the protein MKINHLTSAEENLMKLFWKLQSFYLKDVMEQHAEPKPHQNTVSTYLKILVEKGYLSTEKEGRIFKYSVIVPFDDYKKFLLKELSHNFFNDSGKEILEFLFSENLISQNDLRTYFDLKIEIKPVKVKEAKLEYAEEILNPKKDKKGKDKKKKKKKNEN; encoded by the coding sequence ATGAAAATAAATCATCTTACTTCTGCCGAAGAAAATTTAATGAAGTTATTCTGGAAACTCCAAAGCTTTTATTTAAAGGACGTTATGGAGCAGCACGCAGAACCAAAACCGCATCAAAATACTGTTTCAACTTACCTGAAAATACTGGTTGAAAAAGGCTATTTGTCTACCGAAAAAGAAGGCAGAATTTTCAAGTACTCAGTAATTGTACCTTTTGATGATTATAAAAAGTTTTTATTGAAAGAACTTTCACATAATTTCTTTAATGATTCAGGAAAAGAAATTCTGGAGTTTTTATTTAGTGAAAATTTGATTTCACAGAATGATCTTAGAACTTATTTTGACCTTAAAATCGAAATAAAACCTGTAAAAGTAAAAGAAGCCAAACTGGAATATGCTGAAGAAATCTTAAATCCTAAAAAAGACAAGAAAGGAAAGGATAAGAAAAAGAAGAAGAAAAAGAATGAAAATTAG
- a CDS encoding phosphatase PAP2 family protein: MEEKKTSALHIISRIISDFFNPLVSLFIYFLYMSFQNYTFKQATSHFLPILLMVIIPVVAWLVWNVKTGRYTNMDVSNRVQRKSLYIFIAVFIIAYQIYHYVMNGFLDFVMLFILILLFALQYSNLYIKSSMHTAFNIFVATLFYAFDWKAGIFWFGIAALVGITRVILKRHTVKEVFMGAGIAFLVSFIYLYCNIQFQH; this comes from the coding sequence ATGGAAGAAAAAAAGACTTCGGCACTACATATTATTTCAAGAATTATCTCAGACTTTTTCAATCCTTTGGTTTCTCTGTTTATCTATTTTCTGTATATGAGTTTTCAGAATTACACCTTTAAACAAGCGACTTCTCATTTTCTTCCGATATTATTAATGGTTATTATTCCGGTAGTTGCCTGGTTGGTTTGGAATGTAAAAACTGGCAGATATACCAATATGGATGTTTCAAACCGGGTACAGAGAAAATCTTTATATATCTTTATTGCAGTCTTCATTATTGCTTATCAAATTTACCATTACGTTATGAATGGTTTTCTTGATTTTGTCATGCTTTTTATTTTAATCTTGCTTTTTGCGCTTCAATACAGTAATTTATATATTAAAAGTTCGATGCATACTGCTTTCAATATATTTGTTGCCACATTGTTTTATGCATTCGACTGGAAAGCAGGAATTTTTTGGTTCGGAATTGCAGCTTTGGTAGGAATTACAAGAGTGATTTTAAAAAGACACACCGTAAAAGAGGTATTTATGGGCGCAGGAATAGCTTTTCTGGTATCTTTTATTTATCTTTATTGCAATATTCAATTTCAACACTAA